The stretch of DNA GATCGGGTCGCCAGCCTCGTCGCCGGGATCGGCATCAGGCCGCCGGCAATCCGGGGCGAGAGCCACGATCGGGCCCCGCGAGGGCCCGCATGGCGTTCAGGATCACCGCGACGTCGATCGCCTCCTGCAAGAGCGCGCCCTGCACCGGCGTGAGCGCGCCGAGCGCCGCCGCGACCATCCCGGCAAGCGAGAGCCCGAGCCCGACGAGCACGCTCTGGAGCGCGATGGCGCGGGAGGCCTTCGCGATGCGGATGGCCTCCGGCAGCGGCGCCAGGCTGTCGACGAGGAGGACCACGTCGGCGGCCTCCGCGGCGGCGGCGGCGCCCCGGGCGCCCAACGCCACGCCGAGATCCGCCGCCGCGAGTGCCGGCGCGTCGTTGATCCCGTCGCCGACCATCATCACCGGCCCGCGCCGCCGTTCCTCAAGGACGACCTTCGTCTTGTCCGCCGGGTCGAGATCGGCGGCGACCGCATCGATCGGCAGCCCCGCCGTGAGCGCCTCGGCGAGGTTACGCCGGTCCCCCGTCGCGAGCACCACCCGGGCGATGCCGCATTCCCTCAAGGAGGCCAGGATGGCGGCCCCGTCGCGGCGCAGCGGATCGGCGAAGGACAGGATCGCCGCCGGCCGGCCGTCGACCGCCACCAGGATTGTGGCCGACGCGACCGGCCCGTCCACGTCCGATCCGGCGGGCGGAAAGGCGATCCCTTGCGCGCGCATCAGGCGCGGCCCGCCCGCGCCGACGCGACGGCCCTCGACCAGCCCGGTCACGCCGTCGCCCGGAACCTCGGTCACCGCCGACGGCGAGGCGAGACTCAAGCCCTGCGCCTTCGCCTCCTCGACCAGGGCCCGGGCGATCGGGTGGGCCGAGGCCTGATCGAGGGAGGCCGCCAGCCGCAGGGCTTCCGCCTCGCCGAAGGGCGGCAGCGCCGCGACGGCCCTCAGGCGCGCCCGGCCGTGGGTCAGGGTGCCGGTCTTGTCGACCACCAGGATCTCCGCCCTGGCCATGGCTTCGAGCGCGCCCCCGCCCTTGACGAGGACCCCGCACCGCGCCGCCCGCGACAGGCCCGAGACCAGGGCGACCGGCACCGCCAGGATCAGCGGGCAGGGTGTCGCCACCACCAGCACGGCCAGCGCCCGCACGGCATCGCCCGACGCGGCCCAGGCCCCGCCGGCGAGGACGAGCGTGACGAGGAGGAAGACGATCGCGTAGCGGTCGGCGAGCCGCGCCATAGGGGCTTTCGCCGCCCGCGCCGCCTCGACGAGGCGCACGATGCCGGCATAGGTGCTCTCGTCCGCCCGCCGCTCGGCCACGAGCGTGAAGGCCTGGCCGACATTGAGGCTGCCGCTGAGCACCGCCGCGTTCGCCGCGAAGGCGGCGGGCAGCGATTCGCCGGTGAGGCTCGACAGGTCGAGGACGGCGCGGCCCGCGGCGACGCGCCCGTCGACCGGCAGGACGTCGCCGGCCCGCACCAGGATGCGGTCGCCCGGGGCGAGATCCGCCAGGGGAACCTCCCGCATGCGAGGCGCGTCGGCGCCGTTCCCCTCCTCACGAAGGGCGGTGCGCGGCTGGCGCGCGATCAGCGCGGTCATCGCCCGGCTCGCCCGTCCGGCGACGTAGGCCTCCAGCGACTGGCCGCCGGCGAACATCAGCGCGATGACGGCACCGGCCAGGGGTTGCGACAGGGCGAGCGCCCCACCCATTGACAGGACGGCGACGAGGTCGAGCCCGACATCGCCCCGCGCCAGGCTCGTCGCCACCTGGACCAGCAGGAATGCGAGAACCGCCAGGGTGGCGAGGCTCCAGGCCAGGGCGGCGGCATCGGCGTGGCCGAGGGTTCGGGCCACGAGACCGGCGCTCAAGCCGAGGAGCGGCAGCGCCACGAGCCCGGCCGGCAGGGCCGCCGCCCATGCGAGCGTGGGCCTCCTGGCAGGAGCGTCGCCGGTGGCCACCTTGTCGGTGTCAGCCTTGCCGACGGCTCCTCCTGTTGCGGGTGAGTGCTCCATGGCCGTCCTCTCCTCCCTGGCTCTGCCCGTCCAGACACGCACCGAAGACAGGAGCGGGGCCTTGCGCTGGATCAAGCGCGGGCCGGTGCGGCGGAGGCGATCGATCCTTGAGCAGGATCAATGTCGGGCGACGCCATCGGACGGAGGATCAGCATGACCGAACGGAGGGGGGATTCCATGCTGGCACGCGACATCATGCACCGCGACGTCGTCACGGTGACGCCGGAGACGCCGCTGGGCGCGATCGCCCGGCTGCTGGTCAAGAGGCGGTTCGGCGCCGTGCCGGTCACGGACGAGACCGGGATCCTCGTGGGGATCGTGAGCGAGGCCGACCTGCTCCACCGCGAGGAACTCGGCACCGAGCGGCGGCGCAACCGCTGGATCGACGCTTTCGCGTCGATTGAGACGCTCGCGAACGCCTATCGGAGCGCTCACGGCCAGCTCGCGCGCGACGTGATGGCCCGCTCCGTCGTGACTGCCAGCCCCGACGCCTCCCTCGCCGAGATCGTCGAAGTGATGGAGCGCCGGCGCATCCGCCGGGTCCCGATCGTCGAGGCCAAGCCCGACGGGAGCGAGCGACTCGTCGGGATCGTGACCCGCGGCGACCTCGTGCGGGCGCTCGCGACCCTGGTCCCGGCCTCCCCCGCCCCGACCACCGATCGGGCCCTCACCGACCGGCGCATCCGCGACATGCTGCTGGCCGAACTCGCCCGCCAGCCCTGGACCGACAAGGCCGAGGGCAACGTCACGGTGCTCGACGGCGTCGTCCATCTCTGGGGTCCCGTGACGAACGAGGCCGAGGCGAGGGCGCTGGTGACCGCGGCGGAGGGCATCCCGGGGGTCGTCGCGGTGCGCGATCACACCTTCGTCGCCTCCTGGGGCGCCGACCCGATCATGCTCTGACGCCCGCTCGAGAGCGTCACGATCGCGTTGCACACGGTCCGCGACAGGACGGCTCGTGTGCGGCTCCGGTGCTTCCCATCGGCGACCTCGTCCTGAGGTGCTGGCGATCGAAGATCGCATTCGACCGCGGGGAGCCTCGAAGGAGGGCTCCAGAAACCTCCGAGGGCGTCAGCGCCTGACGTTTCCCCATGCGGCGGCGATGCGTCCACCCCGCCCGGCGTGACGGCCATTCTCGACGATCACCCTGCCGCCACGGCAACATCGGATGCGAACAGGAGACGATCATGACGTCCAGGACCACAGGCTCCGAGACACCGCCGGTCTCCGGCTTCGGCGACATGGCCGCGCTGCCGACCACGGAATCCAAGCTCTGGCGCAGCTTCGGCATCGACCTGCCGCTGCGGCTCGCCGCCGAGATCCTGACCTTCGGCAGCCGTCGCCTGCAGGCCCAGGCCGAGCACGTCGCGGCGCTCGGCCGCTGCGGCTCCCCCGCCGAGACGATCGAGCTCCAGACGGACTTCCTGATGAAGACCTTCACCGACTACCAGCGCGAGGCGGATGCGCTCTCCCGCGATGTCGTCGACATCGCCGTGCCAGGGTGAGCATCGGCCTCACGCCGCCCTCGGCCCGGGATTCGGCCTGGGAACGGTCGGCAGGACGGGAGGGAGGCCACCGTCGCGATGAACCCACGTTGAGGTGCATCGAGGGCGCTTTCGTCAGCGCGACATCAGCACCGGGACCGTCATCGAAGCGAGGATCGTCCGGCTGGTCCCGCCGAGGATCGCCTCGCGCAGCCGCGAATGGCCGTAGGCGCCCATCACCAGGAGATCGGCGCCGCGATCGGACACGTGCGAGAGCAGCGCCTCGCCCACCGGGACACCGCCGGGGATGACCTCGACCGTCGCCTCGATCCCGTGCCGGGCGAGATGGCGGATCGCACGCCTGCGCGTCGCCTCCGGCACCGGCTCGTCGGTCACGCTGACGAGCTCGACCCGCGCCATACGGCGCAGGAGCGGCAGCGCGTCGCCGAGAGCGCGCGCCGCGGGCGCGCTGCCGTCCCAGGCGACGACCGCACAGGAGAATCGGGGCGGCGCCAGCTGGTTATACGGCACCATCAGCACCGGTCGCGCGCCCTGGAACAGCAGGGTGTCGAGATAGGCGTCGGCCGGCTTGGGCGCGGCCTCGTCGGCCTGCTCGATCACCGCGAGGTCGCTCAGATGCACGAAGCCGGCGAGGCGCAACGGCGCGAGCGGCGCCGAGGTGCAGATCGCGCTCGTCTCGCACGGGATTCCGGCTTCCCGCGCCGCTTTGGCCACGGCCTCGACCGCCGCGGCGGCCTGCTCGCGGGCATCCTGCTCGGCGGCCACGACGAGGTCGTAGCGAATTTCCGATTGCGCGAAGGTCTGGAACGGCACGAGCGGCAGGACGCTCACAGCCGAGACGGTCGCCTCGAGCATCGCCGCGAGCGTGATCCCGTAGGGCGCGGCGCGCCGGCCCACCCCGTCGACGACGATCGTCAGATCCTTGATCACGGCCGGTCTCCCGCTGCGGGAACCCGGTGAGGATCCGCCCGACGGGGAGGCGCCACCTTGATCCAGCGCAAGCGGGCGCCGTGGGACTTGACCCGCCTCAAGGCGGCAATGGACAGGTTGGGCTAGCGAACGCTGATGGGGGCGGCTCTCGTCGAGGATTCGCCCCCGCTCCCCAGGGGCGACGGCATGCCGACGAGCCTGCACCCGGACACGGCCGACCTCGCCCGACCCCGCCGGCAGGACCCGCCCGAGGCCGCCGGCCCGGTCCCGCGCCGCGCCGCGCGAAATCACATGGCGCCTTCCCTCCTCGCCTTCATCTGGCGCGAGAGCGCGCTGGCGCAGGTCGGGCTGGCGCTGCTGGCGGTCGCGGTGTTCCTGGCCGGCCTCGCGCCCATCGAACTCCAGCGCCGCGCCGTGAGCTTGGCCACGGGCTTGGCCGTGCGCGGCGCCGATCCGCATCCGCTCCTCGGGCTCGCCCTGCTCTACATGCTGGCCGCTGCCGGCCTCGGCGGGCTCAAGCTGGCGCTCAATCTCGGCCGCGGCTTTGTCGGCGAGCGCGCCGTCCGGCGCCTGCGCGCCGCCATCATGGCCGATCTCCACGCCGCCTCCGGCCCGGAGCGGGGGATCGCGATCGCGATGGTGCTGGACGAGGCCGAGCCGGTCGGCAGCTTCGTCGGGGTGTGCCTGTCGGAGCCGCTGCTGCAGGCCGGCGTGCTCGTCTCCACCCTCGCCTACCTGGCGTTCCTCCATCCGCCGATGGCGCTGGTGACGCTCGCGGTGTTCTCGCCCCAGCTCGTCTTCGTGCCGCTGATGCAGCGGGCGATCAACCGCCGCGTCGCCGCCCGGGTCGGCCTCCTGCGCCGGATCAGCGGCGGACTGGTCGAGCGGCCGGCGGCGCTGCCGGGGCCGACGCCGGCGGAGCTGGACCGCCTGGGCGGCGTCTTCCGCCTGAACATGGGCATCTTCGGCTTCAAGTTCTCGATGAACGTCCTGATGAACCTGTCCTACCACCTCGGCGTCGCCGGCATCCTGGCGGTCGGCGGCTACGCCGTCGCGGCGGGCGAGGCGGAGATCGGCACCGTGGTCGCCTTCGTGTCGGGGCTCGCCCACATGAACGACCCCTGGGGCGACCTCGTCGGCTGGTTCCGGGACGTGAGCGTGACGCGCACGAAGTACGACCTGATCGTCCGGGCGACGTCGGGTCCGGCCGCCGAACGGGCGTGATCTGGATCAAGGGGCGCGGGCCCGGGCCCGGTTACGACGGATCGGCGCTGGAGACCCGACATGACCGACGCGATCCTGGCGATCAACGCCGGCTCCTCGAGCCTGAAATTCGCCCTCTACGCAGCGGAGTCGCTCGCTCTCCTGTGCCGCGGCGGGGTCTCGGGTCTCGGCGCGTCTCCCCGGCTCGAGATCTCCGGCCCCCTGGCGCTCACCGGCGCCCCGCCGACGGCCTGCGACCATGCCGGCGCCGTCGCCTGGCTCCTCGACGCGCTCCGGCGCGTGCCGGGCCTCGCCGTGCGGGCGGCGGGGCACCGGGTCGTGCATGGCGGACGGGACTTCTCGGCGCCGGTGCGGATCGACGACGCGGTTCTCGCCCGCCTCGACCGGCTGGTGCCGCTCGCCCCGGGCCACCAGCCCCTCGCCCTCGCGGGACTCCGGGCGGTGGCGGAGGTCTGGCCGGGCCTGCCCCAGATCGCCTGCTTCGATACCGCCTTCCACCGCGGCCAGCCGCGCCTCGCCCAGCTCTTCCCGATCCCGCGGGCGCTCTCGGACGAGGGGCTTCTGCGCTACGGCTTCCACGGCCTGTCCTACGAGCACGTCGCCACGGTCCTGCCGGAGGTGGCGGGACCGCGGGCGGAGGGTCGGGTGATCGTCGCGCATCTCGGCCACGGCGCCAGCCTCTGCGCCCTGCGCAACCGGCGCAGCATCGCCTCGACGATGGGCCTGACCGCCCTCGACGGCTTGATGATGGGCACCCGGTCAGGGTCGGTCGATCCCGGCCTCGTGCTCCACCTGATCCGCGAGCGGGGCCTGTCGCCGGGCGCGGTGGCGGATCTCCTCACCACGCGCTCGGGGCTGCTCGGGGTCTCGGGCATCAGCGACGACGTGCGGGTGCTGCAGGACTCCGACGATCCGCGGGCGGCGGAGGCCCTCGACCTCTTCGCCTATCGGGCGGTGCGCGAGGCCGGCTCCCTGGTGGCGGCGCTCGGCGGGCTCGACGCCCTGGTCTTCACCGCGGGCATCGGCGAGAACGCGCCGCGGATGCGGGCGGCGATCGCGTCCGGTCTCGCGGCGTTCGGCGTCGCGCTCGATCCGGCCCGCAACGCGGGCGGCGAGCGGTGCATCGGCAGGGCCGGATCGCGGGTCGCGGTCTACGTCGTGCCGGCGAACGAGGAACTGCCGATCGCCCGGGCGGTGGTTCGCTGCCTCGCCGAGGCCGCCAGCCGGGGATAGCCGGTCAGCTCGCCACCCCACGAACCGCCCCCCGTCGATCGCCTTCCGGAACACGAGCACCGCGGCGAGGGCGCCTCGCATCACGCCGTTGCGTGATCGCGAACGACGCCCAGCAGGATCGTGGAGACGTGGGTATCGATCCGCTCGACAGGCCCCTCCCCGGCCAGAAGCTGCACCAGGAAGGCACGGATCTCGGAATCGGGCTCGCCGGGAGGCTCGATCGCGTTGCAGGTCTGCATGCTCACCGCCACCATCCCTCCGTTCCCGCGCGACGAGCGGGGTCTCGTGGCGTCGCGAGCGGCCGGCGCGGTTCGCCGGTCTCCCGGGGGGCCATCGCTGGCGTCGGCATGGCCCAAGGCTTCAC from Methylobacterium aquaticum encodes:
- a CDS encoding heavy metal translocating P-type ATPase, which codes for MEHSPATGGAVGKADTDKVATGDAPARRPTLAWAAALPAGLVALPLLGLSAGLVARTLGHADAAALAWSLATLAVLAFLLVQVATSLARGDVGLDLVAVLSMGGALALSQPLAGAVIALMFAGGQSLEAYVAGRASRAMTALIARQPRTALREEGNGADAPRMREVPLADLAPGDRILVRAGDVLPVDGRVAAGRAVLDLSSLTGESLPAAFAANAAVLSGSLNVGQAFTLVAERRADESTYAGIVRLVEAARAAKAPMARLADRYAIVFLLVTLVLAGGAWAASGDAVRALAVLVVATPCPLILAVPVALVSGLSRAARCGVLVKGGGALEAMARAEILVVDKTGTLTHGRARLRAVAALPPFGEAEALRLAASLDQASAHPIARALVEEAKAQGLSLASPSAVTEVPGDGVTGLVEGRRVGAGGPRLMRAQGIAFPPAGSDVDGPVASATILVAVDGRPAAILSFADPLRRDGAAILASLRECGIARVVLATGDRRNLAEALTAGLPIDAVAADLDPADKTKVVLEERRRGPVMMVGDGINDAPALAAADLGVALGARGAAAAAEAADVVLLVDSLAPLPEAIRIAKASRAIALQSVLVGLGLSLAGMVAAALGALTPVQGALLQEAIDVAVILNAMRALAGPDRGSRPGLPAA
- a CDS encoding CBS domain-containing protein, which codes for MLARDIMHRDVVTVTPETPLGAIARLLVKRRFGAVPVTDETGILVGIVSEADLLHREELGTERRRNRWIDAFASIETLANAYRSAHGQLARDVMARSVVTASPDASLAEIVEVMERRRIRRVPIVEAKPDGSERLVGIVTRGDLVRALATLVPASPAPTTDRALTDRRIRDMLLAELARQPWTDKAEGNVTVLDGVVHLWGPVTNEAEARALVTAAEGIPGVVAVRDHTFVASWGADPIML
- a CDS encoding phasin family protein, with the protein product MTSRTTGSETPPVSGFGDMAALPTTESKLWRSFGIDLPLRLAAEILTFGSRRLQAQAEHVAALGRCGSPAETIELQTDFLMKTFTDYQREADALSRDVVDIAVPG
- a CDS encoding universal stress protein; translated protein: MIKDLTIVVDGVGRRAAPYGITLAAMLEATVSAVSVLPLVPFQTFAQSEIRYDLVVAAEQDAREQAAAAVEAVAKAAREAGIPCETSAICTSAPLAPLRLAGFVHLSDLAVIEQADEAAPKPADAYLDTLLFQGARPVLMVPYNQLAPPRFSCAVVAWDGSAPAARALGDALPLLRRMARVELVSVTDEPVPEATRRRAIRHLARHGIEATVEVIPGGVPVGEALLSHVSDRGADLLVMGAYGHSRLREAILGGTSRTILASMTVPVLMSR
- a CDS encoding ABC transporter ATP-binding protein; amino-acid sequence: MPTSLHPDTADLARPRRQDPPEAAGPVPRRAARNHMAPSLLAFIWRESALAQVGLALLAVAVFLAGLAPIELQRRAVSLATGLAVRGADPHPLLGLALLYMLAAAGLGGLKLALNLGRGFVGERAVRRLRAAIMADLHAASGPERGIAIAMVLDEAEPVGSFVGVCLSEPLLQAGVLVSTLAYLAFLHPPMALVTLAVFSPQLVFVPLMQRAINRRVAARVGLLRRISGGLVERPAALPGPTPAELDRLGGVFRLNMGIFGFKFSMNVLMNLSYHLGVAGILAVGGYAVAAGEAEIGTVVAFVSGLAHMNDPWGDLVGWFRDVSVTRTKYDLIVRATSGPAAERA
- a CDS encoding acetate/propionate family kinase, whose protein sequence is MTDAILAINAGSSSLKFALYAAESLALLCRGGVSGLGASPRLEISGPLALTGAPPTACDHAGAVAWLLDALRRVPGLAVRAAGHRVVHGGRDFSAPVRIDDAVLARLDRLVPLAPGHQPLALAGLRAVAEVWPGLPQIACFDTAFHRGQPRLAQLFPIPRALSDEGLLRYGFHGLSYEHVATVLPEVAGPRAEGRVIVAHLGHGASLCALRNRRSIASTMGLTALDGLMMGTRSGSVDPGLVLHLIRERGLSPGAVADLLTTRSGLLGVSGISDDVRVLQDSDDPRAAEALDLFAYRAVREAGSLVAALGGLDALVFTAGIGENAPRMRAAIASGLAAFGVALDPARNAGGERCIGRAGSRVAVYVVPANEELPIARAVVRCLAEAASRG